One Passer domesticus isolate bPasDom1 unplaced genomic scaffold, bPasDom1.hap1 HAP1_SCAFFOLD_37, whole genome shotgun sequence genomic window carries:
- the LOC135292467 gene encoding class I histocompatibility antigen, F10 alpha chain-like has protein sequence MGIREMEPEERTNSPGHSCVEWLQKYVRYGREELQCKEPPDVRVSRKMEHGILTLSCRAYRFYPCTIGTSWMKGMKSRIVPHLGRIEALLEEQEQPLRRAEHPGMPEPGICSWAEAGNMECGNWEFGTVEQWDGGSPPLLTMPCFPELESSRNLTLVVAVSVSAAISIVILIGFGVWKLQSGSLQTQPGGHPVLLPFPDTWRSPHDPSIPTKLLLGSPLSPQWGFL, from the exons ATGGGGATCCGGGAGATGGAGCCCGAGGAACGAACAAATTCCCCGGGGCACAGCTGCGTGGAGTGGCTCCAGAAATATGTCAGATATGGgcgggaggagctgcagtgtaaag agccccctgATGTCCGTGTGTCCCGAAAAATGGAACACGGGATCCTGACACTGTCCTGCCGCGCATACAGATTCTACCCCTGCACCATTGGGACCAGCTGGATGAAGGGGATGAAATCCCGGATCGTTCCACACCTGGGCAGGATCGAAgcgctgctggaggagcaggagcagcccctgcgcCGGGCGGAGCATCCCGGAATGCCAGAGCCTgggatctgctcctgggctgaggctGGGAACATGGAAtgtgggaactgggaatttgggactgtggagcagtgggatgggggttcccctcccctcctcaccaTGCCGTgcttcccagagctggaatccagCAGGAATCTCACCCTGGTGGTCGCTgtgtctgtcagtgctgccatcagcatTGTTATCCTCATTGGATTTGGTGTCTGGAAGCTCCAATCTGGTTCGCTCCAAACCCAACCTGGGGGTCACCCTGttcttctccccttcccagaCACTTGGAGATCCCCCCATGACCCATCCATCCCCACCAAACTCCTCCTTGGGTCACCCCTAAGTCCCCAGTGGGGATTTCTGTGA